From Vigna radiata var. radiata cultivar VC1973A unplaced genomic scaffold, Vradiata_ver6 scaffold_281, whole genome shotgun sequence, a single genomic window includes:
- the LOC106779428 gene encoding uncharacterized protein LOC106779428, with protein MPDRPPPLIEKFNGTTDPEHHLRNCVDSMACYSKSDPVKCRAFSLPLTGEALEWYYTLPPNSIDSFRTVTTLFKKQYAVNRREVMSATELINLKQGRDEPLRTFMHRYSEAARRVKGVTHEFIISNLPNCLKPGYVSESLYAELPKTMEELQEKMTKFIKMEDQRHYRKKIDAHVTEAKREDQQPRDKGRNRKPPRGNTLVPLGPRYDHYACLIVPREKVFEKAL; from the coding sequence ATGCCCGATCGGCCTCCCCCTCTGATAGAGAAGTTCAACGGAACCACTGACCCCGAGCACCATCTCCGAAATTGCGTCGACTCCATGGCCTGCTACTCCAAAAGTGATCCTGTCAAGTGCAGAGCTTTCTCCCTGCCCCTAACAGGCGAAGCTCTAGAATGGTATTATACTCTTCCTCCCAACTCTATTGACAGTTTTCGTACTGTCACCACTCTGTTTAAAAAGCAGTATGCGGTCAACCGGAGGGAGGTGATGTCTGCCACTGAACTCATCAATCTCAAACAAGGGAGAGACGAACCGTTAAGAACGTTCATGCACAGGTATTCTGAGGCAGCAAGGAGAGTAAAGGGTGTCACCCATGAATTCATCATCAGCAATCTCCCCAATTGTCTAAAGCCGGGGTACGTTTCGGAAAGCCTATATGCTGAACTACCGAAAACGATGGAGGAATTACAAGAAAAGATGACCAAGTTCATCAAGATGGAAGATCAGAGACACTACCGCAAGAAGATTGATGCCCACGTAACTGAAGCTAAACGCGAGGACCAACAACCACGAGACAAGGGTCGCAATCGAAAGCCTCCAAGAGGAAACACTCTAGTGCCGCTCGGTCCCCGCTACGACCACTACGCATGCCTCATTGTCCCGAGGGAGAAAGTCTTCGAAAAAGCCCTCTAA